The following proteins come from a genomic window of Candidatus Palauibacter polyketidifaciens:
- a CDS encoding CocE/NonD family hydrolase, with amino-acid sequence MTRSDRPGRGLGIMHRAVALFTVAPFAAGCAPPEDGTNAPPPTPAQTAAAQAEAEAAEAAHHDYLVANYEKSEHMVAMRDGIELYTLVYAPRDRSREYPILLFRTPYSIGPYEPGQYRNPLGPSREFDRSGYIFAFQDVRGQFRSEGEFEVIRAPAAEPRGPTDTDEITDNWDTIEWLLANVENHNGRVGQWGISYPGWQTVMGMVDAHPALVAASPQASPSDMFIGDDWHHNGAFRIMYAFSWLSGNARRRDGPTDTRGARFDYGTPSGYDFFLNAGSAIAVDELYFHGDVPAWRDFIEHPNYDEFWQRQNALRYLDDVRPATLNVAGWFDTEDFYGPMSIYRTVETENPGLENTLVVGPWLHGGWRRMDGDFLGCIAFDSRTSLHFQREFQYPFFEHHLKDEGTWDATEANVFLTGTNEWRAYDAWPPVGITPVSIYLGPDGTLGFEPPTRTADSAAGSAGDAAAGSHADSYVSDPANPVPFSAEERTTLGHLWKVEDQRFASERPDVLVYQSEPLAEDLTIAGPIGAEIFVSTTGTDSDWIVKLIDVYPGDAPPSANCDVPMGGYQMHLAGEIMRGRFRNDLENPEPMVPGEVTRIEIDLRDRFHTFKAGHRLMVHVQSSWFPAYDRNPQTFVDTYTASPGDYRAATQTVYRSAEHPSRVILGVLPQDP; translated from the coding sequence ATGACGCGATCGGACCGGCCGGGCCGTGGATTGGGGATTATGCACCGGGCGGTCGCGCTGTTCACGGTCGCGCCGTTCGCAGCCGGGTGCGCGCCGCCGGAAGACGGAACGAACGCCCCGCCGCCGACCCCGGCCCAGACCGCTGCCGCCCAAGCCGAGGCCGAAGCCGCCGAGGCGGCGCACCACGATTATCTCGTAGCGAACTACGAGAAGTCCGAGCACATGGTCGCGATGCGGGACGGGATCGAACTTTACACGCTCGTCTACGCGCCGCGGGACCGCTCGCGCGAATATCCCATCCTCCTCTTCCGAACCCCCTATTCCATCGGTCCGTACGAGCCCGGCCAGTATCGGAACCCGCTCGGGCCGTCACGCGAGTTCGACCGCTCCGGGTACATCTTCGCCTTCCAGGACGTGCGCGGTCAGTTCCGGTCGGAGGGCGAGTTCGAGGTCATCCGGGCCCCCGCGGCGGAACCCCGCGGCCCCACCGACACCGACGAGATCACGGACAATTGGGACACGATCGAGTGGCTGCTCGCGAACGTCGAGAACCACAACGGACGCGTGGGACAGTGGGGGATCTCCTACCCCGGCTGGCAGACGGTGATGGGGATGGTGGACGCGCACCCTGCGCTCGTCGCTGCGTCACCCCAGGCCTCGCCCTCGGACATGTTCATCGGCGACGACTGGCACCATAACGGCGCCTTCCGGATCATGTACGCCTTCTCGTGGCTGTCCGGGAATGCCCGCCGTCGCGACGGCCCCACGGACACGCGCGGCGCCCGCTTCGACTACGGCACCCCCTCCGGCTACGACTTCTTCCTCAACGCCGGTTCCGCCATCGCGGTGGACGAACTCTACTTCCACGGCGACGTGCCGGCGTGGCGGGACTTCATCGAGCACCCGAACTACGACGAGTTCTGGCAGCGGCAGAACGCCCTCCGCTACCTCGACGATGTCCGCCCCGCGACGCTCAACGTGGCGGGCTGGTTCGACACCGAGGACTTCTACGGCCCGATGTCGATCTACCGCACAGTCGAGACGGAGAACCCCGGCCTCGAGAACACGCTCGTCGTCGGCCCCTGGCTCCACGGCGGCTGGCGGCGCATGGACGGCGACTTCCTCGGCTGCATCGCCTTCGACAGCAGGACCTCGCTCCACTTCCAGCGCGAGTTCCAGTACCCCTTCTTCGAGCACCACCTGAAGGACGAGGGGACGTGGGACGCGACGGAGGCGAACGTCTTCCTCACGGGGACGAACGAGTGGCGCGCCTACGACGCATGGCCGCCGGTGGGCATCACTCCGGTGAGCATCTACCTGGGGCCGGACGGAACGCTGGGCTTCGAGCCGCCGACGCGTACCGCCGACTCCGCCGCGGGGTCGGCCGGGGATGCGGCGGCGGGCTCGCACGCGGATTCATACGTGAGCGACCCCGCCAACCCGGTGCCGTTCTCGGCCGAGGAGCGCACCACGCTCGGCCACCTGTGGAAGGTGGAGGATCAGCGCTTCGCCTCGGAGCGCCCCGACGTCCTCGTGTACCAGTCCGAACCACTGGCGGAGGATCTCACGATCGCGGGCCCGATCGGGGCCGAGATCTTCGTCTCGACGACCGGGACGGATTCCGACTGGATCGTGAAGCTGATCGACGTCTATCCCGGCGACGCGCCGCCCAGCGCCAACTGCGACGTCCCGATGGGCGGATACCAGATGCATCTCGCGGGCGAGATCATGCGGGGCCGCTTCCGGAACGACCTGGAGAATCCGGAGCCGATGGTGCCGGGAGAGGTCACACGGATCGAGATCGACCTCCGGGACCGTTTCCACACCTTCAAGGCGGGGCACCGGCTGATGGTCCACGTCCAGAGTTCATGGTTCCCGGCCTACGACCGCAACCCGCAGACGTTCGTGGACACCTACACGGCGTCACCGGGCGATTACCGGGCCGCGACGCAGACCGTGTACCGGTCGGCCGAACACCCCTCGCGCGTCATCCTCGGCGTTCTGCCGCAAGACCCTTAG